AGCACGGACAAGGACAAGCGCGCGAAGGCGATCGACCGCCTGCTCGCCGACGACCGCTGGGCGGACAAGTGGATGGGCTACTGGCAGGACGTCCTGGCGGAGAACCCGAACATGCTCAACCCCACGCTCAACAACACCGGCCCGTTCCGCTGGTGGATCCATGAGTCCCTGCTGGATGACAAGCCGCTGGACCTCTTCGTCACGGAGCTGGTGCGGATGAACGGCAGCAGCCGCTTCGGTGGTCCCGCCGGATTCGGGGTGGCCTCCGGCAACGACGTGCCGATGGCGCAGAAGGGCACCATCGTCAGCACCGCCTTCCTCGGCATCGAGATGAAGTGCGCCCGCTGCCATGACGCACCGGCCCATGAAAGCACGCAGGAGCAGCTTTTCCAACTCGCGGCGATGCTGGAGACGAAGCCCGTGGGCGTCCCCGCCACCAGCAGCGTGCCGATGGACAAGCTCTCCGTCGGTGGCCGCAAGCCGCTGATCAAAGTGACGCTGCCTCCCGGCTCGAAGGTCACCCCGGCATGGCCGTTCGGGAACTTCGTCGCGGAAGACGTGGGCCTCTCCCTCGCGGAGGACCAGAAGAGCACCCGCGATGTGCTCGCCGCGCTGATCACCGCACCGCAGAACGAACGCTTCGCCCAGGTGATGGCCAACCGCATCTGGAAGCAGTTCATGGGACGCGGCATCGTCGAGCCGGTCGAGGACTGGGAGAAAAACGAGCCGACCCACCCCGAGCTGCTGAAGTGGCTGGGCCGTGAACTGGTGCGCCAGAACTACAGCATGAAGAACCTGGCACGGGTGATCCTCAATTCGAACGCCTACCAGCGTGCGATCGACACCCGCCTGCGCGACACCAGCCCGCTCTACACCTCCCCCGCCCCGCGCCGTCTGGATGCGGAGACCATCGTGGACTCCCTCTTCGCCTCCACCGGCAAGCCCTTCCGCACGGAGGAAGTCAGCCTGGACATCGACGGCCGCCGCGACCTGAAGAACTCCATCTCCCTTGGCAAGCCGACCCGCGCGTGGATGCTGACCAGCACCTCGAACGAACGCGACCGTCCGTCCCTCGCCCTGCCACGCATCCAGGCCGTCGCCGACGTGCTGGAGGCATTCGGCTGGAAAGGCGCCCGCCAGGACGCCACCAACGCCCGCGAGATCTCCCCGAACGCGCTGCAACCCGCCATCATCAGCAACGGCACCATGGGCATCTGGCTCACCCGCCTGAGCGATGACCACGGCATGACGGAACTGGCGCTGGAGGACCAGACCGTGGACCAACTGCTGGACCAGGTGTTCCTCCGCATCCTCACCCGCAAGCCGAACGACCAGGAACGCGCGAAATACAGCGCCTACCTCTCCGCCGGATATGACACCCGGGTGAAGGGCACCACCATCCCCGTCTCCGTGAAAGCGGAGCGCCGTCCGGAGAAGTATGTCTCCTGGTCGAACCACCTGGACGCCGCGGCGAACGTGCTGCGCCACGAACAACAGGTGGCCGCCCGTGCCGGTGACCCGCCGACCGAACGTCTGGACGCCGACTGGCGCCAGCGCATGGAGGACGTCCTGTGGGCCGTCCTCAACTCCCCGGAACTTGTCTTCAACCGCTGAACCCTTCATTTCATCCCAACGCGAAAAACCATGAACCGCCGTTCCTTCCTCAAAACCTCCGCCCTCGCCTCGCTGGCCGGCCCGGCTCTGGCCAACACCACCCACGTCGCCTCCATGCCGAAGGGCAAGGCGGAACACTGCATCTTCATCTGGCTCGGCGGCGGCATGTCGCAGATCGACACCTTCGACCCGAAACGCCGCGGCACCGGCAAGAAGCCGATGGTCGCCGGATCCGATTATGATTCGATCCCGACGGTCGTCCCCGGCGTGAATGTCACGGAGCACCTGGGCAACTGCGCGAAGCTGATGGACCGCATGACCGCCGTCCGCACCGTCTTCCACGGTTCCGGCCAGGAACACGCCATCGCCACCAACTTCGTCCACACCGCCCGCCCCATCAGCGGCAGCACGATCTATCCGTCCATCGGCTCGATCGTGGCGCACCAGCGCGGTGCCGCGAACCCGAAGGTGCCCGCCTACATGCTCATCGGCTTCCCCAGCGTCAGCCGCGGCCCGGGCTTCCTCGGCTCGAAGTATGGCAACATCTACCTCACCGACGTGAAGGCCGGTCCCGCCGGATTCACCCGCCCGGAGTATCTCGACACGAAGCGGATGGACGCTCGCAAGCAACTGCTGGAGCCGATCACCGCCGGTGTGCCGAAGGACTCCACCATCGCCGACTATGAATCCGCGCAGGTCGAGGCGCTGCGTCTCGCCGGACCGGAGTTCATGCGCAACTTCGACCTGTCCAATGAATCCTCCGACATCCGCAACGGCTATGCGGGCGAGTTCGGCGAGCGCTGCCTCGTCGCCCGCCGCCTCATCCAGGATGGCGTGCGCTTCGTGGAAGTGTCGCACAATCCGGGATGGGTGAACGGCACCGGCTGGGACACCCACAACGCGGGCCAGCTCCAGCAGCACGTCCTCATCCGCGAACTTGACCAGGTGCTGGCCACCCTCATCAAGGACCTGGAACAGAAGAAGCTCCTCGACAAGACGCTGGTTGTGGTCGCCACGGAGTTCGGCCGTCCGCCGGAGTTCGACGGCGGTGGTGGCCGCGGCCACCAGGCATCCGCCTTCACCATGGTCCTCGCGGGCGGCGGACTCAACCACAAGGGCGCCTACGGCACCACCGATGAGCTTTCCAAGAAGATCGTCGAGAACCCGGTTTCCACTCCGGATTTCCACGCCACCATCCACGCCGCCCTCGGCATCAACCCGAGCCACGAACTGATGGACTCCACCCGCCCGGTGCCGATCACGGACGGCGGTGTGCCCATCGCGGCGCTGTTCGGCTGATAAAAGAGAGATCCCTCTCCAACGCCGGATTCCCCAGGCAGGGAGTCCGGCGTTTTCCGTAAGGAGGGTGGACACTCCTGTCCACCGGCGGCATTGGCGAATCAAGAAGGAGAAGTGTTCAGTTTTCAGGGAAGAAAGAAGGCCGACCGCGGATCAGCGGAATCTTGAAGATATCCATATCTGGACTTTGCGCCTTCTTCGCGACCTTAGCGGCTTTGCGGTAATCCTTTATGATTCGCCAATGCCGCCGGAGGACAAGAATGGGAGCGAAAGGTATCAGCGGACATAGCGGCGTAGCCGCAATGCCCTCCCTCCTTACCGGAACGGCTTTTTTGATTGATACCCGCCTTCCCGCTGATTAGTAGGAGAGTCAGTTTCTCTCTGCCCAAAACCCAAAACCCCCGTCGCCTGATCTTCCAGGCAGCGTTCCGGATGCTCCGGCATTCCGAATTCATGAAACCCCCGTCCAGCCGCTTTCCGCGTTCCCTGTCATCCGGATGTCTCTCCATCCATCTGGCGGTGACCTTCAGCCTTGCCTGCGCCTCATCCGCGCAAGCCGTCAACCTCTACTGGGACATCAACGGCACGGATCCGAACACAGGGGCCACCGGCAGCGGCACATGGAACGACAGCAACACTTTCTGGAACGATGACGCCACCGGCACCGGTGGCAACCTGCGGGCGGCGACGACTTCGGCGGACGATCTGTTTTTCTCATCCGGCAGCGGACTCACCGCAGGAACCATCACCGTCGCCAGCGGGCGCACGGCGGGCACCATCACCTTCGAGGAAAGCGGCATCTACACCCTGAACGGCGGGAACATCACCCTGGCCGGCCTGACGTTCAACAACGGCACGGGGGCGAATGTCATCAACTCCGCCCTGGTTCTGGGAAGCGCCGCCACCTTCCGGAGCGACGACGACAGCAACCAGACCATCACCGGCGGCATCACCGGTACGGCGAGCCTTTCCCTCCAGGCGAACAGCACGGGCAATCTCACGTTTTCAACCGGAGCCATCAATCACGCAGGAACGCTCACCAACGAAGGCACGGGTACGGGGACCGTCACGATCAACTCACAGATCGGGGCGAACGTGACCAGCGTGATCCAGAACTCCACCACCTCCCGGCTCGCCATCTTCGGAGCGGGTGGTGTGGCGGGTTACGGCAACCTGACGGTCAAGGCGGGCACCGTGGAGGTCCGCTCCAACTCCACCACCCCCATCGCCGCCTCCGCCCAGATCATCCTCGGCGACACGGTGGCCAATGCCGCCGATGTGACGCTGATCTTCCAGGGCAGCTCTGCCACATTCACAACCCCCATCTCGCTCGCTTCCGGCACAACGGGGAAGATCACCATCGGCGGCATGAACACCGGCACGGCGATCAACGTCAACAGCAACATCACCGGCACGAACAACTTCGAGATCAGCAACGCCCTCGGTGCCAGCGCGAACACCTCCGCGCTGAATTTCTCAACCGGTGAGATCAACCATACCGGCACCCTCACCAACGTGACCGGAGGCACCTCCACCAATGTGGCGCACGGCATGGTGGTCATCAACTCCGTGATCGGTTCCAACGTGACCGGCGTCATCCAGAACTCCGCGAGCGCCAACCGCGTGATGCGCCTGAACGGCAACAACACCTACGTCGGGGAAACCACCGTCACCAATGGAACCCTGGCCATCGGGCACAACAACGCGCTCGGCTCCACCGCGGGAGGCACTTCCATCGGTTCCGCCGGCGTCCTGCGCCTCCACGACAACATCACCGTCACCGGAGAAGCCCTCACCATCAACGGGTCGAGTTCCGGCAACGCGCTCGTCAACGGAGACGGCAACAACGTCTGGGCGGGAACAATCAATGCGAACGTCGTCCCCGGCAATGTCCGCATCGCAAGCGGTTCCGGACACCTTGAGATCCGGGGGAATGTCACCATCTCCGGCAACAGCTCGAGCGGACTGGTCCTGACCGGCACGTCCGATGGCGAAATCAGCGGCAACATCGGCCAGAGCGGGACCGGAGCCAAAACCCTCTTCAAGACTTCCAGCGGCACCTGGGTCCTTTCCGGCACCAACACCTATACCGGCGCCACCAACATCTACGCCGGAACCATCTCAGTGGATTCTATTTCCAGCCGCCTGGGTTCATTGGCCACGGCGTCCATCCAGTTGGGTGATGGGGCCTCCACCGGTCGCCTGCTCTACACCGGAGCGGGGAACGAAACCAGCACGCGCCCTTTCATCCTGCGCTCCACCAGCTCCGGAGGTGGCATCATCGACCAATCCGGCGGAGGCGAACTAAAGCTCACGGGAACCATCACTTCGGCCAGCAGTACGGAAGCCAAGACACTCACCCTGCAGGGTTCCACCTCCGGAACCGGTGAACTCGGCGGCGTCATCAGTGATGGGGGAGCCTCCGCCACCAGCGTGGAGAAGAATGGCACCGGCACCTGGACACTCTCCGGGGCCAGCACCTACACCGGAGCCACCACCGCGCGGGGAGGCCACCTCATCATCACAGGAAAGCTCAACAGCACCACCCGACTCACCGTGGACCATGCCACGGTCACCCTCGGAGCCGCGGATGCCGTGAACCACAGCGCGACCGTGATCCTCGCCGAAGGCGCGGTGCTCCAGGCCGGGAATTTCACCAACACCTTCGCGGCCCTGACCGTTTCCGGAAACGCGGTCCTGGCCATGTCCGGCACGAACGGGATCATCACCTTCGGGGAATCGATATCGGCCGACTGGACCGGCGGGGCCCTTTCCATCACCGGATGGAATGGACTGGAAAGCGGAGGCGGCACGGAACGCGTCATCTTCGAAAACGCGGGCCTCACCGCCGGGCAGCTCGCCCAGATCACTTTCGTCAATCCGGAAGGCTTCGCGCCGGGAACCTACGGCGCCGCGTTCATCGGCAACGAAATCGTCCCCCTCATCCCGGAGCCATCCGTGCTGCTGACCGGAGCGATGGGGACATTGGCCCTCGCCATGCGCCGCCGCAGGATTTCCGTTTGATGCCAAATCTTCCGTAGCGGGATGGCTGCGCCATCACGGCTGGGTGGATGGGTGGGAACCCTTGATCCCAATGCATCATGGATGGCGTTCTTTCCATGCGGATCCATGGGGAGGAAGGAGGATTTCCCCAGCCGGAATTGCGGAGCCATTACGTTACCCCGGCGGCGGAGCCGTGAAAGATTCCCGCCGTCTTCCACGAATAGCTTCCCCTTCCCGCAAAATCTCCCAGACTGACGCCTTGAAACCCATGATCCGCCGACTTTCCCCGCTGCTCGCCCTCACCCTCGCCGCCCACGCGCAGGACAAGAAACCCTATGACAAGGCAACCGATCCCTTCGCGAAGGAGGGCAACCCGCCGCCTTCCATCACGAAGCTGACCCCGGAGCAGGAAGCGGAGATCCTGAAAGGAGTCACGGTACCGGAGGATTTCGACGTTTCCCTGTTCGCTACGGCTTCCGCCGCGAACTATCCGGTGTTCCTGGCCGCCGCTCCGAACGGCGACCTCTACGTGGCCAGCGATGGCAACGGCGCGCAAGGCAAGGCGCCGAAACGCGGACGGGTCATCCGGCTGCGCGACACGGACGGCGACGGCCGGGCGGATGAGACGAAGGTTTTCTGTGAGATCGACTCGCCCCGCGGCGTGCTGTGGGACAACGACCGCCTGTATGTGGTCCACCCGCCGCACCTTTCCGCCTTCATCGACAAGGACGGGGACGGAGTCGCGGAGGAGGAGAAGCGGCTCGTCAGCGACATCGCCTTCGGCTTCGCGGACCGCCCGGCGGACCACACCACCAACGGCATCAGCATGGGGGTGGACGGCTGGCTCTACATCGCGGGCGGTGACTTCGCCTTCATGAAGGCGACCGGCTCCGACGGAAAGACGCTCCAGCACCGCAACGGCGGCGTCATCCGCGTGCGGCCGGACGGCTCCGACATCCAGATCTACGCCACCGGCACCCGCAACATCCTGGAGGTGGCCATCAGCCCGGAGATGGACATGTTCACCCGGGACAACACGAATGACGGCGGCGGCTGGAACGTGCGCTTCCACCAGTTCACCGGACTGGGCGACCACGGCTACCCGCGGCTCTACAAGAACTTCGGTGACGAGATCATCCAGCCCATCGCGGACTACGGCGGTGGCTCCGGTTGCGGCGCGGTCTATATCGATGAGCCGGGCTTCGGTGAGTGGAACAACGCGCCGTTCACCGCGGACTGGGGCACCGGCGCGCTGTGGCGGCATACCCTGAAGATCAAGAGCGCCGCCTTCACCGAGACGGAACCGCCGAAGCCGTTCATCAAGCTCTACCGCCCGACCGATGGCGATGTGGACGCCATGAGCCGCGTCTATCTCGCCAGTTGGAAGGGCGCGACCTTCAACTGGGAAGGCCCGGAGGTCGGCTTCATCGTGCAGGTGAAACCGAAGGGCTTCACACCCGAGCCGCTGCCGGATTTCCGCAAGGCCTCCGACGCGGACCTGGTGAAACTCTGCGAATCCGAAAGCTACCGCCGCCGGATCGAGGCCCAGCGCGAGCTGATCCGCCGGGGCCTGCCGGACGCCGCCGTGGAAGGACTCACCGCGCTCGCCGCGGATCCCGAAAAGCCCATCGCCGCACGGGCCACCGCACTGCTGGCCTTCACGCTTTTCCCGGAGAAGGGCAAGGCTCTGTCCGAAGCGATCTCCAAACTCCCCGCAGATCCCGCGTTCGACGCCTTGGTCGCCCGCGGCACCGCGGAAGACGCGGACTGGGTGGCGAAGAAGCACGACGGCAGCTTCACCATCCCGAAGGGGTGGAAAAACCAGCCCTCCACCCTGGTCCAGCTCAACCGGATGATCTCCGCCTCCCCGGCATGGAACCGCGCCACGCGGAAAGCCGTCTTCAACCTCACGCTGGGCAACTCCGACACCCTCGTCCGCCACACCGCCGTCCAGGCGCTGGCAAAGATGCAGGACCACGAACTGGCCTTCAGCTACCTGGCCGACGCCGCGGGTGACACCACCGATCCCGGTGAAAGCGCCGCCGGCCCGCAGCACGATCCGGAGTCACGCGGCCGTCCGGACGCGCTGCTGGCGCTGGCACGGATGCACAAGCCGGAAGTCGTCACCGGCCTCATCGGGTGGCTGGACAGGACGAAGGACCTGGAAGAACGCCAAGGCCTCCTTTCCGCGCTCTGCCGCCTCTACTTCCACGACGGCGAGTGGAAGGGCGATTCCTGGGGAACCCGCCCGGACACCCGCGGACCCTACTACCAGCCGGAACCG
The sequence above is drawn from the Akkermansiaceae bacterium genome and encodes:
- a CDS encoding autotransporter-associated beta strand repeat-containing protein; amino-acid sequence: MKPPSSRFPRSLSSGCLSIHLAVTFSLACASSAQAVNLYWDINGTDPNTGATGSGTWNDSNTFWNDDATGTGGNLRAATTSADDLFFSSGSGLTAGTITVASGRTAGTITFEESGIYTLNGGNITLAGLTFNNGTGANVINSALVLGSAATFRSDDDSNQTITGGITGTASLSLQANSTGNLTFSTGAINHAGTLTNEGTGTGTVTINSQIGANVTSVIQNSTTSRLAIFGAGGVAGYGNLTVKAGTVEVRSNSTTPIAASAQIILGDTVANAADVTLIFQGSSATFTTPISLASGTTGKITIGGMNTGTAINVNSNITGTNNFEISNALGASANTSALNFSTGEINHTGTLTNVTGGTSTNVAHGMVVINSVIGSNVTGVIQNSASANRVMRLNGNNTYVGETTVTNGTLAIGHNNALGSTAGGTSIGSAGVLRLHDNITVTGEALTINGSSSGNALVNGDGNNVWAGTINANVVPGNVRIASGSGHLEIRGNVTISGNSSSGLVLTGTSDGEISGNIGQSGTGAKTLFKTSSGTWVLSGTNTYTGATNIYAGTISVDSISSRLGSLATASIQLGDGASTGRLLYTGAGNETSTRPFILRSTSSGGGIIDQSGGGELKLTGTITSASSTEAKTLTLQGSTSGTGELGGVISDGGASATSVEKNGTGTWTLSGASTYTGATTARGGHLIITGKLNSTTRLTVDHATVTLGAADAVNHSATVILAEGAVLQAGNFTNTFAALTVSGNAVLAMSGTNGIITFGESISADWTGGALSITGWNGLESGGGTERVIFENAGLTAGQLAQITFVNPEGFAPGTYGAAFIGNEIVPLIPEPSVLLTGAMGTLALAMRRRRISV
- a CDS encoding c-type cytochrome — translated: MHHGWRSFHADPWGGRRISPAGIAEPLRYPGGGAVKDSRRLPRIASPSRKISQTDALKPMIRRLSPLLALTLAAHAQDKKPYDKATDPFAKEGNPPPSITKLTPEQEAEILKGVTVPEDFDVSLFATASAANYPVFLAAAPNGDLYVASDGNGAQGKAPKRGRVIRLRDTDGDGRADETKVFCEIDSPRGVLWDNDRLYVVHPPHLSAFIDKDGDGVAEEEKRLVSDIAFGFADRPADHTTNGISMGVDGWLYIAGGDFAFMKATGSDGKTLQHRNGGVIRVRPDGSDIQIYATGTRNILEVAISPEMDMFTRDNTNDGGGWNVRFHQFTGLGDHGYPRLYKNFGDEIIQPIADYGGGSGCGAVYIDEPGFGEWNNAPFTADWGTGALWRHTLKIKSAAFTETEPPKPFIKLYRPTDGDVDAMSRVYLASWKGATFNWEGPEVGFIVQVKPKGFTPEPLPDFRKASDADLVKLCESESYRRRIEAQRELIRRGLPDAAVEGLTALAADPEKPIAARATALLAFTLFPEKGKALSEAISKLPADPAFDALVARGTAEDADWVAKKHDGSFTIPKGWKNQPSTLVQLNRMISASPAWNRATRKAVFNLTLGNSDTLVRHTAVQALAKMQDHELAFSYLADAAGDTTDPGESAAGPQHDPESRGRPDALLALARMHKPEVVTGLIGWLDRTKDLEERQGLLSALCRLYFHDGEWKGDSWGTRPDTRGPYYQPEPWSETPRVGEALKEILAKAPPEEAAFLVKEMNRNRIQSNDALERVLALAKQDPKLLPDAAAQLATAETIPVDAIPLLLSAAQADTTGMESTAAATMLMNAVIALSKTDSAEGAIISLQTLLNLSKIQGSGKEAEAARNAYFASQKLENHHHALEEEAEKTGTPTAQWADAALLTLSARTSGTPESREATKKALEEGWKDVKRRAQILRAVAQLKHNPYADKVLEAIDDPDKGVSNAAKNAAKAMKLEKKTAASGPLVGSLKNEEVIALVLKTKGDAATGEQIFARVSCNTCHTTDESQAPKGPYLGNIAQTYKRAELAEAILDPNKTVSQGFATNAITTKDGQSHVGFVTFESAEKVTLRNITGQETTVETKNIATREKPPISMMPPGLASGLTIHEFASLLDYMEALSKK
- a CDS encoding DUF1501 domain-containing protein, with product MNRRSFLKTSALASLAGPALANTTHVASMPKGKAEHCIFIWLGGGMSQIDTFDPKRRGTGKKPMVAGSDYDSIPTVVPGVNVTEHLGNCAKLMDRMTAVRTVFHGSGQEHAIATNFVHTARPISGSTIYPSIGSIVAHQRGAANPKVPAYMLIGFPSVSRGPGFLGSKYGNIYLTDVKAGPAGFTRPEYLDTKRMDARKQLLEPITAGVPKDSTIADYESAQVEALRLAGPEFMRNFDLSNESSDIRNGYAGEFGERCLVARRLIQDGVRFVEVSHNPGWVNGTGWDTHNAGQLQQHVLIRELDQVLATLIKDLEQKKLLDKTLVVVATEFGRPPEFDGGGGRGHQASAFTMVLAGGGLNHKGAYGTTDELSKKIVENPVSTPDFHATIHAALGINPSHELMDSTRPVPITDGGVPIAALFG